Genomic DNA from Erythrobacter aureus:
GTACTCGCGTTCGAAATTCTCCCGGGCTTCCCGCAAGGGCGCGCCCATCATCGCTCCTACACCGCCATTGCCGCCCGCCTTTCCGCCCATGACCTCCTCGGGCAACATATCCGCTTCGATCTGCTCCAAATCTTCGCGCGGCGTCAATATGATGGTCCGTTCCACCACGTTGCGAAGCTGGCGGACATTTCCGGGCCAGTCATAGGCCTGTAGAGCGGCCAGAGCCTCTTCGCTGACCGTTGGAGGACGCAGGCCCTGTTCGGTCGCGTAGCGAGTAAAGAAGCTGTCGGCCAGTGCGGGAATGTCGTCGCGCCTTTCGGCGAGCGAGGGAACCTCCACGGGAACCACGTTCAGGCGATAGAACAGATCCTCGCGAAACCGCTGCTCTTCCATTTCCTTCGCCAGATCGCGCGAGGTAGAGGAAACAACGCGCACGTCGACCCCAATCTGCCGCGTCCCGCCGACCCTGACGAAACTCTGTTCAGTCAGAACCCGCAATATGCGCGCCTGTGTCGACAGTGGCATGTCGGCAACCTCGTCGAGATAAAGCGTGCCCCCATCCGCCGTCTCCAGCAGACCCGGCCGAACCAGCTTGCCGTCGGATTCCTCGCCGAACAGTTCTTCTTCGAAACGTTCGGGAGTGATGCGAGCCGAATTGACGATGACGAATGCCTTGTCCGCACGTGGGCTCCAACTGTGCAGCAACCGAGCGGCGACCTCTTTTCCCGCTCCGGCAGGGCCTGTGACGAGAACCCGGCTTCCCGTACTTGCGACCCTCTTGAGAGTTGCCCTCACTGCGTTGATTACAGCCGAGTTACCGGTGAATTCATCACCCTGGGCAAGGTTTTCCCGCAATCGCGTGTTTTCGCGGCGCAGGCGCTCGGTCTCCGTTGCCCTTTCGACAAGGTGGAGCAGGCGCTCGGCCTCGAATGGCTTTTCGATGAAATCGACTGCACCGCGGCTCACCGCGCTAACGGCGGTGTCGATGTTGCCGTGGCCGGAGAAGATGATCACCGGCAGATCCGGTTCGCGCACTTTTATGGCATCGAGCACCTCAAGCCCGTCCATTGGACTACCGTGAAGCCACACATCGAGCAGAACCAGGCTCGGCCGCTTCTCATCGACCGCTTCGAGAGCGGCCGTACTGTCGCCGGCAGTGCGGCATTCATAGCCTTCGTCGCTCAACACTCCCGCCACCAGTTCGCGGATGTCGCGTTCGTCATCGACGATCAGAATATCCAGCGCCATGATGCGTCCCTATCCTTCTCTTTGATTATTCTTCTGCGCATCGCCCGTTTCGGCGAGCGGATCGCGCGCAAATCGCATGATCACGCGCGTGCCCCCGGATTCGACCGAGGTGAATGTCATTTCCCCGCCATGCTCCTCGACGATCTTGTTCACAATCGCGAGGCCCAGGCCAGTGCCCTTTTCGCGTGTCGTCACGTAAGGCTCGAGGATGTTCACCCGGTCCTGCGGCAACCCGATACCATTGTCCTGCACGGAAACGGTCACGGCTTCGTCGTCCGCCTGGACCTCCACCAGAATTTTGCCGCGGTAATCCACATCGGCAGATTGCAATTTTACTTCAATGGCTTCGTAAGCATTTTTGAGTGTATTTGTAAGCGCCTGGCCTAGTTGATGCCTGTCACACTGAATACGTTGGGGGCCGTGGGGCGCCTGCAAGCGGTAATCAACGGCGGGATGCGCGACCTCTTGGAGGAACAGCGACTGGCGAATGAGATCGATCGCGTCCTCAGGTCGGAAGCTCGGTTTGGGAAGGCGCGCAAAACTGGAGAACTCATCCACCATTTTGCGCAAGTCACCCACCTGCCGAACGATCGTGCTGGTCAGCTCATCGAACAATTCGCCATCGCTTTCGATCTGCTTGCGATAGCGCCGTTTGAGACGCTCGGTAGCCAATTGGATCGGAGTCAGGGGATTCTTGATTTCATGCGCGATCCTGCGTGCGACATCCGACCAGGCGGCCTGCCGCTGGTCCAGCAATTGGCGCGTGATATCCTCGAAAGTGATAACGTGGCCGTCGCTTTCACGCCCGATCTTGACGGCAAGCGTCAGGAGTTCGCCCTCGCGACTATGCGATACGACACCTTGCGAAAGCCCTCCGCGCACCATCGATGCGATCTGCGGTGCCAATTGGTCGAGCGTCGCATCCGGACCATTCCCCCTCGCGGACCTGCCGAGCATGGCCTGCGCTGGACCGTTCATCAGCAGGACATTGAGATCCTCGTCCACCGATATGATGCCGGCACTGACGGATTCCAGAACAGCCTCGATAAAGCTACGGCGCTCCTCGAGCTCGGTATTGGCCGAGAGCAAAGCATCGGTCTGCTTTTCCAGTTGCGCTGTCATTCGGTTGAAAGCGCGATTGAGCAGGCCGATCTCGTCCGCGCCGGTCCGCCCTTCGACCCGCAAGGAAAAATTCCCCGCACCGACCTTGCGCGCCGCCGCGACGAGATCGGTCAAGGGTTCGACCTGGCGATCGGCGAACCGCAACGCGAACCACACGGCCAGGCCGACCAATGCCAAGGATACGAAAAACAGCGCGAGATTGAACCGTAATTGCAATGCGCGGGCGCGCTTGGTCAGTTCGTCGTAAGCGGTGGAAATCGAACGCGCGGATTGCCAACTGCGGAAGGTCCCCGCTTCGGCATTGCGAGCGGTGTAGAGATAGATTCCCGCATCGCGGTCGATGGGGGCTACCGCTTCGATACGTTCGGGGCTCCCCCGCACGGCCACCTGCTCGCCGCCGGAAAGGACTTTCAGCGAATCCTGGGCAAAGGCGCGCGGGTCGCTATCCTCGTTGAGGCCGTACACGACAGCCGTGCGCATCGTCGTATCCGGCATCGCCTGCAAAATCGCGCTTTCGATGACATCGCGCGGCTCGGCCTGGTACTGATAAACGAGCGCGAAATTGGGATCGGTTACTTCGACCCTGCCGAGGATTGCGCGCATATCCATCGCCATGGAGATTGTCTCGTTCGCAAGATCGAGTTGGTTCTCTTCGTAATATCCTTCCGCGAGCTGGTTGGCATTTTCCATCAGTCCACGGGAATCATCGGAGAACCAGAAATCGACCCCCGACTGAAACAGAAACGCCGCGAACCCCGCCACCAACAGCGTGGGGACTGCCGCGATCATGGAGAAGAAGAATACGAGACGGACGTGCAAGCGTGCCGTGCTCCCCGCAGCGCGCCGCAGCGCGATCCTGCGTCCGGCCAGAACCAGCAAGGCCATTGCGGGAATGAGCGTTCCGATCAGCAGCCCTGCCACTTGTCGGGATGGCAGCAATGCGCCATTCGGAGGGGCATTGGTGAAGGTCGCCCAAGTGCTCGCCACCATGACGAGGAAGGCAATCGCTGCTACGACTTCGACATAGGCGATGAAATTCTGACGTCGCGAGGCCACGATGAACCTTCGCCACCAGCGCGGGGTCTGTCGTCTCGTATCTGCAAAGCTGGTGGCCATCGTGGCGCGCATACAACGCCACTGTTGCACGTTTGCAAG
This window encodes:
- the ntrX gene encoding nitrogen assimilation response regulator NtrX — its product is MALDILIVDDERDIRELVAGVLSDEGYECRTAGDSTAALEAVDEKRPSLVLLDVWLHGSPMDGLEVLDAIKVREPDLPVIIFSGHGNIDTAVSAVSRGAVDFIEKPFEAERLLHLVERATETERLRRENTRLRENLAQGDEFTGNSAVINAVRATLKRVASTGSRVLVTGPAGAGKEVAARLLHSWSPRADKAFVIVNSARITPERFEEELFGEESDGKLVRPGLLETADGGTLYLDEVADMPLSTQARILRVLTEQSFVRVGGTRQIGVDVRVVSSTSRDLAKEMEEQRFREDLFYRLNVVPVEVPSLAERRDDIPALADSFFTRYATEQGLRPPTVSEEALAALQAYDWPGNVRQLRNVVERTIILTPREDLEQIEADMLPEEVMGGKAGGNGGVGAMMGAPLREARENFEREYLTVQIRRFSGNISKTANFIGMERSALHRKLKLLGMVERKGQERKN
- a CDS encoding sensor histidine kinase — translated: MATSFADTRRQTPRWWRRFIVASRRQNFIAYVEVVAAIAFLVMVASTWATFTNAPPNGALLPSRQVAGLLIGTLIPAMALLVLAGRRIALRRAAGSTARLHVRLVFFFSMIAAVPTLLVAGFAAFLFQSGVDFWFSDDSRGLMENANQLAEGYYEENQLDLANETISMAMDMRAILGRVEVTDPNFALVYQYQAEPRDVIESAILQAMPDTTMRTAVVYGLNEDSDPRAFAQDSLKVLSGGEQVAVRGSPERIEAVAPIDRDAGIYLYTARNAEAGTFRSWQSARSISTAYDELTKRARALQLRFNLALFFVSLALVGLAVWFALRFADRQVEPLTDLVAAARKVGAGNFSLRVEGRTGADEIGLLNRAFNRMTAQLEKQTDALLSANTELEERRSFIEAVLESVSAGIISVDEDLNVLLMNGPAQAMLGRSARGNGPDATLDQLAPQIASMVRGGLSQGVVSHSREGELLTLAVKIGRESDGHVITFEDITRQLLDQRQAAWSDVARRIAHEIKNPLTPIQLATERLKRRYRKQIESDGELFDELTSTIVRQVGDLRKMVDEFSSFARLPKPSFRPEDAIDLIRQSLFLQEVAHPAVDYRLQAPHGPQRIQCDRHQLGQALTNTLKNAYEAIEVKLQSADVDYRGKILVEVQADDEAVTVSVQDNGIGLPQDRVNILEPYVTTREKGTGLGLAIVNKIVEEHGGEMTFTSVESGGTRVIMRFARDPLAETGDAQKNNQREG